The following are from one region of the Oreochromis aureus strain Israel breed Guangdong linkage group 1, ZZ_aureus, whole genome shotgun sequence genome:
- the polr2m gene encoding protein GRINL1A, whose translation MLRYGSRPTVSTTTTTTEDSPESLRERRIRRLRLTLYPGENGNKEPKTEKSATTENDKDVNGMWKRKNGLIQRESPPGQESPQQHLGDMTNGVPETSLRHHGPKVYGVVQRTGSDRQEVMAREWTTSHLQDEMRYIREVRDSLEKVRERMYGQFGGMQQSMQKLSQELRAANAHKRSLESEVKIRTAAMDSFDQMNSSLISANLTLQKSLLDDCQKRVSSRDDVKSLRSTYEKTQQQLRDKERELAAVQAENQTLRLQVESSREANDKALKELSEKLEKEYEEKLLEEQRRHREEIENLQAQLDEYIRRLEEAERNIKIAEAKIAERDQRIMEVERLLDCMGKEKSQLEKQLKDCEQRLRQIELTDRTDETVAKRSKELQGEAGDLRERIKHLNDMVFCQQRKVKGMIEEVESLRAQVAQKDMFISELLDRIAIVECENNELEDKLKYFMSTQNKTREVLETREIGVGCDLLPRHEAQRFDVEPVQCEPTHLYPIQPPSPDHPLSPVKLPSPTELLSPTQPLSPTHPLSLRPNPSSIAPSSLAQPSSSPPIQHPSLSLTLPTQPRTFKLNNPPPSRLESSLLRYTPVQYSRFLDSSPTQERGTFSYIHPSESEAGVSPVQPGGDELDAQTSRGTHSIPEESTSSPPSSRPRSGVRVYTPFMKLMEMTAKINIELTVMSSSWTERQGEVGDLGHLSKEELQELLLRQERILSNKRLLQTLPDKGKKIKDLADKVRLAIDDHSEEERRRSLVSVARTELQSKYQQAFAHRRAASITPAASHQNRQNEAAAQESETSPASAQVQQNHTLDEQRESFVSGATAVETMETAARGASVNSDETKEGDLVEALERVTVSGTTTGGSSESKEPLNSSARDNYFLRKQPPKKPHYITVLEKTEKSAAPRKQKFKPNQLPHRSDVSPSGSSSPSQSSEGSSPLSAQARRERDRKHLDDITAAKLPPLHHNPAQLLSLEESAALLKEQTKKQLELQAKLAAQKLSEGLKISMGSYTPDGGPMAAYREVHDEGAQLSSEED comes from the exons aggAGAATCAGACGCCTGAGGCTGACTCTGTATCCCGGAGAAAATGGAAACAAGGAGCCAAAAACTGAAAAGTCAGCCACT actGAGAATGATAAAGATGTCAATGGGATGTGGAAGAGGAAGAACGGGCTCATCCAAAGAGAGAGTCCACCTGGCCAGGAGTCACCTCAGCAG CACCTCGGAGACATGACCAATGGGGTGCCAGAGACCTCGCTACGGCATCATGGGCCCAAAGTGTACGGTGTAGTGCAGAGGACAGGCTCGGATAGACAGGAGGTGATGGCACGCGAGTGGACAACCAGTCACCTACAGGATGAGATGAGATACATCAGGGAG GTGAGAGATTCTCTTGAAAAGGTTAGAGAGCGGATGTATGGACAGTTTGGAGGAATGCAGCAATCAATGCAGAAGCTTTCGCAGGAACTCAGG GCTGCCAATGCACACAAGAGGAGTCTAGAGTCAGAGGTTAAGATCCGCACGGCAGCCATGGACAGCTTTGATCAGATGAACAGTTCCCTCATATCTGCTAACCTCACCTTGCAG AAATCCCTTCTGGACGACTGTCAGAAGAGAGTGAGCTCGAGAGACGATGTGAAGAGTTTGCGGAGCACCTAtgagaaaacacaacaacagctcAGAGACAAGGAGCGTGAGCTGGCTGCAGTACAGGCTGAAAACCAAACTCTCAGGCTTCAG GTGGAGTCTTCACGGGAGGCCAACGATAAGGCGCTAAAGGAGCTCTCGGAAAAGCTAGAGAAGGAGTACGAGGAAAAGCTGCTGGAAGAACAACgcaggcacagggaggagatTGAAAACCTACAG GCCCAACTCGATGAGTACATCAGACGACTGGAGGAAGCGGAGAGAAACATCAAAATCGCAGAAGCCAAGATTGCAGAGAGGGACCAGAGGATCATGGAAGTGGAGCGTCTCCTGGACTGCATGGGAAAG GAGAAGAGCCAACTGGAAAAGCAGCTGAAGGACTGCGAACAGCGCCTACGCCAGATCGAGCTGACGGACAGAACTGACGAAACTGTAGCCAAAAG GTCCAAAGAGCTGCAAGGTGAAGCAGGTGATCTCCGCGAGAGGATCAAACACTTGAACGACATGGTGTTCTGTCAACAGAGGAAGGTCAAAGGAATGATTGAGGAG GTCGAATCTCTGCGAGCTCAAGTCGCTCAGAAGGACATGTTCATCTCTGAGCTTCTGGACAGAATTGCAATAGTGGAGTGCGAG AATAATGAATTAGAAGACAAGCTCAAGTATTTTATGTCCACACAGAATAAGACGCGAGAGGTTTTGGAAACCAGAGAGATAGGAGTAGGCTGCGATCTGCTCCCCAG ACATGAAGCACAGAGGTTTGATGTTGAGCCTGTTCAGTGTGAACCAACTCATCTCTATCCCATCCAACCCCCATCACCTGATCATCCTCTATCACCTGTGAAACTCCCATCACCCACTGAACTACTGTCACCCACACAGCCTTTATCACCCACTCATCCTCTATCACTTAGACCAAACCCTTCCTCCATAGCGCCCTCATCCCTGGCACAACCCTCATCATCACCTCCCATTCAACATCCATCGCTCTCCCTAACACTGCCCACTCAGCCAAGGACGTTTAAGCTTAATAACCCTCCCCCCAGCAGGCTAGAGTCAAGTTTACTAAGGTACACTCCTGTCCAGTACAGCCGCTTCCTGGATTCCAGCCCCACACAGGAACGTGGGACATTCTCCTACATCCACCCATCTGAGTCTGAAGCTGGTGTCAGTCCGGTCCAGCCTGGAGGAGACGAGCTGGACGCACAAACAAGCAGAGGCACACACTCCATACCAGAGGAGTCCACTTCATCCCCACCTTCTTCTCGACCACGATCAGGAGTGCGAGTTTATACACCGTTCATGAAACTAATGGAAATGACAGCAAAGATAAACATCGAG CTAACAGTGATGTCCTCGTCGTGGACAGAGCGCCAGGGAGAGGTGGGAGACCTGGGACACCTGAGTAAAGAAGAACTACAGGAACTGCTACTCCGACAAGAAAGGATACTCAGTAACAA GAGGTTATTGCAGACTCTACCTGACAAAGGGAAAAAGATAAAAGACTTGGCAGATAAAGTGCGACTTGCCATTGATGATCACagtgaggaggagaggagacgaAGCCTAGTGTCTGTTGCGAGGACAGAGTTACAGTCCAAGTACCAGCAGGCTTTTGCTCACCGGCGTGCTGCCTCCATCACACCAGCAGCCTCACATCAAAACAGGCAAAATGAGGCTGCTGCACAGGAGAGCGAGACCTCACCTGCCTCAGCGCAAGTGCAACAAAACCACACTTTGGACGAGCAACGAGAGTCGTTTGTCTCCGGAGCGACTGCTGTGGAAACCATGGAAACGGCGGCTCGTGGGGCCTCTGTGAACTCTGATGAAACAAAAGAGGGTGACCTTGTGGAGGCCCTGGAAAGGGTCACGGTGTCTGGAACTACTACTGGTGGCAGCAGCGAATCCAAAGAGCCATTAAACAGCAGTGCAagagacaattactttctcagAAAGCAACCACCAAAGAAGCCTCACTATATAACTGTCCTGGAAAAAACAGAGAAGTCTGCAGCTCCCAGgaagcaaaaatttaaaccaAATCA GCTGCCTCATAGAAGTGACGTCTCTCCATCAGGATCTTCGTCACCCAGTCAGTCCTCCGAAGGCTCATCGCCGCTGTCTGCGCAAGCCAGGAGGGAGCGGGACAGAAAACACCTGGATGACATCACTGCTGCCAAACTCCCCCCTCTCCATCACAATCCAGCCCAGCTCCTATCTCTGGAGGAGTCAGCCGCACTGCTGAAGGAGCAAACCAAGAAACAGCTG GAGTTGCAGGCCAAGCTGGCAGCCCAGAAACTGTCTGAAGGATTGAAGATCTCTATGGGGAGCTACACTCCTGACGGTGGCCCCATGGCTGCCTACAGAGAGGTTCACGATGAAGGAGCCCAGCTCTCCTCAGAGGAAGACTGA